From a single bacterium genomic region:
- a CDS encoding DUF6259 domain-containing protein, whose protein sequence is MMRSAPGLPAFALAGLLYGVALTAELPPPQPAQTVAKVLKLESPALLIELDPADGGFRQVKNKLTGLKLFKRTGRGPCCALILHDGSLLTPFGRNQFRAIYGPAGLRSLRFQFPDAAARVRIDVRASPTSSVITFSPTLVLGPGSKVEALVFPILSGMTTLGDLASPDYLAHPSASGLLVRDPLNTLRPDKVDHYYERFVHSEYPDGYYGCPMQFMSFYDKRQGGFYFGCHDPTSTPKEFDFFRPPGKSYLQMKFVHYVSSQVPPASGERSLFGYPVVFGATHEGDWFQAADIYRSWVCSKGPGAPVWCRNGPKRDQSPKQCARWLQEKIGLATFGISCRQDESAWLTALQRAVGLRMLHVLGFDWETNDDSASDAAWEDLENRWINPANLRAIRSSGSAFAVFKVDQWLSKSARDYAILNGDSTGHEFIDGDKRKVFWMCPASADWANFYILRDRTLASAPDFGCDALYNDISVCCAAPLSCMNPAHGHPAGPKGAYMIRNYRDLLKRSHEACAADKGGKRVPMGTEVITENFIDVIDFCQSRAMAGVQGAFEWSGDATGMVKEIPMFDYVYHEYGPVRLDGFAKLGRRFGDIFYLIAARVYLWGAVLELNYEFSSLELFPGMSSPSHYLTYDYWTQYIEDKNPERVHKPYVEFLRRLARARLGFGLHFLCWGRMQPPLKIVSYVPTLVLDYDHYNVFPEHDSPRSGVISADAIVSSGWASSSRLGFFFANISQKDLPIKCLFDPARYHLRGPYVVDFVSDTKRQRMGAFRGKSELKAVVPARNVIMLEVRPDTSAK, encoded by the coding sequence ATGATGCGGTCCGCACCTGGCCTTCCGGCATTTGCCCTCGCTGGACTACTTTACGGTGTGGCCTTAACGGCAGAGCTGCCACCTCCACAGCCCGCCCAGACTGTCGCAAAAGTGCTCAAGCTCGAGAGCCCTGCACTGTTAATCGAGCTCGATCCGGCCGATGGCGGTTTCCGGCAAGTCAAGAACAAGCTCACGGGATTGAAACTTTTCAAAAGGACCGGCCGTGGGCCATGCTGTGCCTTGATTCTGCACGACGGCTCGCTCTTGACCCCATTCGGGCGCAACCAGTTCCGTGCCATTTACGGCCCGGCGGGGCTCCGATCTCTGCGATTTCAGTTTCCTGATGCTGCTGCACGCGTCAGGATTGACGTCCGCGCCTCGCCCACTTCAAGTGTGATCACGTTCTCCCCCACTCTTGTTCTTGGGCCAGGTTCAAAAGTTGAGGCGCTCGTCTTCCCTATCCTTTCTGGGATGACAACGTTAGGAGACCTGGCAAGCCCGGACTACCTCGCCCACCCATCGGCATCGGGCCTGCTCGTTCGAGACCCGCTCAACACCCTTCGGCCGGACAAGGTGGACCACTATTATGAAAGGTTCGTCCATAGCGAGTACCCAGACGGATACTACGGGTGCCCCATGCAATTCATGTCCTTTTACGACAAGAGACAGGGTGGGTTCTACTTCGGGTGCCACGACCCCACATCTACCCCAAAAGAGTTCGACTTCTTCCGTCCCCCCGGCAAGAGCTATTTACAGATGAAGTTTGTTCACTACGTCTCAAGCCAGGTGCCTCCGGCGAGCGGCGAGCGGAGCCTATTCGGCTACCCGGTCGTGTTTGGAGCCACACATGAGGGAGACTGGTTTCAGGCCGCCGACATTTATCGCTCATGGGTCTGCTCCAAAGGTCCTGGTGCCCCAGTGTGGTGCCGCAACGGACCTAAGCGGGACCAGTCTCCGAAGCAGTGCGCCAGGTGGCTGCAAGAGAAGATCGGACTTGCCACATTTGGCATCAGCTGTCGTCAAGACGAGTCCGCATGGCTGACGGCTCTCCAGAGGGCAGTCGGCCTCCGAATGCTGCACGTTCTTGGATTCGACTGGGAGACAAATGACGACAGCGCCTCCGATGCGGCGTGGGAAGACCTCGAGAACAGGTGGATCAATCCTGCCAATCTGCGGGCGATCAGAAGTTCCGGCAGTGCATTTGCGGTCTTTAAGGTTGATCAGTGGCTCTCGAAGTCGGCTCGGGACTATGCGATATTGAATGGGGACAGTACGGGACACGAGTTCATCGACGGAGATAAGAGAAAGGTCTTCTGGATGTGCCCCGCATCAGCAGACTGGGCGAACTTCTACATCCTGAGAGACAGAACACTTGCCTCAGCGCCCGACTTCGGTTGCGACGCGCTTTACAACGACATCTCGGTGTGCTGCGCAGCGCCGCTCTCGTGCATGAATCCGGCCCATGGACACCCAGCCGGCCCCAAGGGGGCCTACATGATTCGTAACTACCGCGACCTGCTAAAGCGCTCGCACGAGGCGTGCGCGGCCGACAAGGGAGGAAAACGCGTGCCGATGGGGACGGAGGTGATAACCGAGAACTTCATCGATGTGATCGACTTCTGCCAATCGCGGGCGATGGCGGGCGTTCAGGGCGCCTTCGAGTGGTCGGGAGACGCGACAGGTATGGTCAAGGAAATCCCCATGTTCGACTACGTTTATCACGAGTATGGCCCCGTCAGGCTCGACGGGTTTGCGAAATTGGGCCGTCGCTTCGGCGATATATTCTATCTCATCGCTGCGCGGGTATATCTCTGGGGCGCTGTTTTAGAGCTCAACTACGAGTTCAGCAGTCTCGAGCTCTTCCCCGGGATGAGCAGCCCATCGCATTACCTCACCTACGACTACTGGACGCAGTATATCGAGGACAAGAACCCCGAACGGGTGCACAAGCCATACGTGGAGTTCCTGCGCCGGCTGGCGAGGGCAAGGCTAGGTTTTGGCCTGCATTTTTTGTGCTGGGGACGGATGCAGCCTCCGCTCAAGATCGTCTCCTACGTGCCCACACTAGTCCTTGATTACGACCACTACAACGTCTTCCCAGAACACGACAGCCCGCGGTCAGGCGTCATTAGCGCGGACGCCATCGTATCGTCCGGCTGGGCCTCAAGCAGCCGGCTGGGATTTTTCTTCGCCAACATCTCTCAAAAGGATTTGCCTATAAAGTGCCTCTTTGACCCCGCCCGATACCATCTGCGTGGGCCCTACGTCGTGGACTTCGTCAGCGACACCAAACGGCAGCGCATGGGTGCGTTCCGGGGCAAGTCAGAGCTCAAGGCCGTCGTCCCCGCCCGCAATGTAATAATGCTGGAGGTCCGGCCAGACACCTCGGCCAAATAG
- a CDS encoding cupin domain-containing protein: protein MKVVSYLDVEARPVEAKGAIDVTKRVLISEDDGAKNFRMRCFEVGPGGATPYHQHPWEHEAFILEGEGACVDQGKAERPVGPGDAVFVPPNEWHSFVNKSESTLRFLCLIPSQEV, encoded by the coding sequence ATGAAGGTAGTCAGCTATTTAGATGTCGAGGCGAGGCCCGTTGAGGCAAAGGGCGCGATTGACGTTACTAAGCGAGTCCTAATCTCAGAGGACGACGGGGCAAAGAACTTCAGGATGCGATGCTTCGAGGTTGGCCCCGGCGGGGCAACGCCATACCATCAGCACCCCTGGGAGCACGAGGCATTCATTCTCGAGGGCGAGGGCGCCTGCGTTGACCAGGGCAAAGCCGAGCGCCCGGTGGGGCCGGGCGATGCGGTCTTTGTCCCTCCCAACGAATGGCATTCTTTCGTGAACAAGAGCGAAAGCACGCTGAGGTTTCTGTGCCTCATCCCTAGCCAGGAGGTTTAA